The following proteins come from a genomic window of Zingiber officinale cultivar Zhangliang unplaced genomic scaffold, Zo_v1.1 ctg26, whole genome shotgun sequence:
- the LOC122037336 gene encoding probable LRR receptor-like serine/threonine-protein kinase At1g12460, translating to MRNRLCLVVVVVALFFSSTGEAQTAADAEREVLLEFKGNVTADPGGALASWVVGGDPCRDFAGVFCNDAGAVVKIVVHGADLVGVLPASLSRLRSLQIVSLFRNRFSGGVPAEYAAIRNLRKLNVSSNLLYGGVPGFLGGLPGLRLLDLSYNAFSGEIPTALFSQCLRTRFVSLAHNALSGSIPSDIANCSSLVGIDLSFNNLTGEFVPQICQPPAINYVSVRQNSLSGTVADKVSMCQSLELFDLGSNSFTGMAPFDLLTLQNLSYFNVSSNHFQGEIPEISVCSARLGFFDVSSNQLSGGIPQSITNCRGLRYLDVGFNSLSGSIPPEIGNMRSLSVLRLGNNAGIGGSIPVEFGGIELLQILDVHNLQLSGEIPVSLSQCRFLLELDASGNRLGGGIPDTLNNITYLRYLDLHQNQLNGSIPSTLGQLTYLEYLDFSENHLTGNIPEPLRGLTSLRFFNVSDNNLSGPIPSASTIQQFTNMSFLNNPLLCGPPLSTPCSSSISPRRTRVLATPAIIAIVAAAIILIGVIVVVVMNIRATRNREIQEEILVSESTPPASTNSNVIIGKLALFSKSLPSRYEDWEAGTKALLDKDCIVGSGSIGTVFKATFEGGVSIAVKKLERLGNVRNQEEFEQEIGRLGSLSHPNLVAFNGYYWSSTMQLILSEFVPNGNLYDHLHVSRNLNSGSTSSGGTGDLFWSRRFNIATGAARALAYLHHDCKPQILHLNIKSTNILLNEEYEAKLSDYGLGKLLPILGSYALTKFHTAVGYVAPELASQSFRYSDKCDVYSFGVVLLEIVTGRKPVESRGASKVVVLQDYVRGILEDGTASDCFDRRLRGFSETELIQVLKLGLICTVETPSRRPSMAEIVQYLESIKTNS from the exons ATGAGGAACCGGCTCTGCCTCGTTGTAGTCGTCGTGGCGCTCtttttctcgtcgactggggagGCGCAGACGGCGGCGGACGCGGAGAGGGAGGTACTGCTCGAGTTCAAGGGAAACGTGACGGCCGACCCCGGCGGAGCGCTCGCTTCCTGGGTCGTCGGGGGCGacccctgccgcgacttcgccggCGTTTTCTGCAATGACGCCGGCGCCGTCGTGAAGATCGTCGTCCACGGCGCTGACCTCGTGGGTGTTCTCCCGGCTTCTCTCTCCCGCCTACGGTCGCTCCAGATCGTGTCTCTCTTCCGCAACCGGTTCTCCGGCGGGGTGCCGGCGGAGTACGCTGCTATCCGGAATCTCCGCAAGCTCAACGTCAGCAGCAACCTCCTCTACGGCGGCGTCCCTGGGTTCTTGGGTGGCCTCCCCGGGCTCCGCCTCCTCGACCTTTCCTACAATGCCTTCTCCGGCGAGATCCCCACCGCCCTCTTTAGTCAGTGCCTGAGGACGCGGTTCGTTTCGCTCGCTCACAATGCCCTTTCTGGTTCGATTCCGTCGGACATCGCCAATTGCTCTAGTCTCGTTGGAATCGACTTGTCCTTCAACAATCTCACGGGAGAATTCGTCCCTCAGATCTGCCAGCCTCCAGCCATCAACTACGTCTCCGTGAGGCAGAATTCGCTATCGGGAACAGTCGCTGACAAGGTCTCGATGTGCCAGAGCTTGGAGCTTTTCGACCTCGGGAGCAATTCCTTCACCGGAATGGCGCCTTTCGATCTCCTTACCCTGCAAAATCTTAGCTACTTCAACGTGTCGTCCAATCATTTTCAAGGGGAGATTCCGGAGATCAGCGTTTGCAGTGCGAGACTAGGGTTCTTTGATGTCTCTAGCAACCAGTTGAGCGGTGGAATTCCACAGAGCATCACAAATTGCCGAGGGCTGAGGTATCTGGACGTAGGGTTCAACAGTCTAAGCGGAAGCATTCCGCCGGAGATAGGGAACATGAGGTCTCTCTCTGTTCTTAGGCTAGGGAACAATGCCGGCATTGGAGGATCGATTCCGGTGGAATTTGGGGGCATTGAGCTGCTTCAGATTCTGGACGTCCACAATCTTCAGCTTTCTGGCGAGATCCCTGTTTCACTCAGTCAATGCAGATTCCTTCTTGAGCT GGATGCATCGGGCAATCGCTTGGGAGGGGGAATCCCAGATACCCTCAATAACATTACCTACCTCAGATACCTAGACCTTCACCAAAACCAGCTCAATGGAAGCATACCCTCAACTCTGGGACAACTCACATATCTTGAATACCTTGATTTTTCCGAGAATCATCTGACTGGAAACATACCAGAACCTCTTCGAGGTTTAACTTCGTTGAGGTTCTTCAATGTTTCTGACAATAATCTATCTGGACCCATTCCATCAGCATCTACAATCCAGCAGTTTACCAATATGTCATTCTTAAACAACCCATTGTTATGTGGCCCTCCATTGAGTACCCCCTGTTCTTCAAGCATCTCTCCTCGGAGAACAAGAGTATTGGCCACCCCTGCAATCATAGCAATCGTTGCAGCTGCTATAATATTGATTGGTGTCATTGTGGTCGTCGTCATGAATATCCGGGCAACTAGGAACAGGGAAATCCAGGAAGAGATCTTGGTTTCTGAGAGCACTCCTCCAGCTTCAACAAACTCAAACGTGATCATTGGAAAGCTGGCTCTTTTCAGCAAGAGTTTGCCATCTAGGTATGAAGATTGGGAGGCAGGAACCAAGGCATTGCTTGACAAGGACTGCATTGTCGGTAGTGGATCAATAGGAACTGTGTTTAAAGCCACATTCGAGGGTGGTGTTTCAATTGCAGTGAAGAAACTCGAGAGACTTGGCAATGTCAGGAACCAGGAAGAGTTTGAGCAGGAGATTGGCCGTCTTGGTAGCCTCAGCCACCCAAATTTAGTAGCATTCAATGGTTACTACTGGTCATCCACTATGCAGTTGATTCTGTCTGAGTTTGTTCCTAATGGAAATCTGTATGATCATCTCCATGTTTCACGCAATCTGAACTCAGGCAGTACTAGTAGTGGTGGCACGGGTGATTTGTTCTGGTCTAGGAGATTCAATATAGCTACTGGAGCAGCAAGGGCTCTTGCATATCTTCATCATGATTGTAAGCCCCAAATTCTACATCTTAATATCAAGTCTACAAACATACTACTAAATGAAGAATACGAAGCTAAGCTATCTGATTATGGACTGGGAAAGCTGTTACCAATCCTAGGTAGTTATGCCTTGACCAAGTTTCACACAGCAGTAGGCTATGTTGCCCCAGAATTGGCTTCACAGAGCTTTAGATATAGCGATAAATGTGATGTCTACAGCTTCGGGGTGGTTCTATTGGAGATTGTTACTGGAAGGAAGCCTGTGGAAAGCAGAGGGGCATCTAAGGTGGTGGTATTGCAGGATTACGTGAGGGGTATTCTGGAGGATGGAACTGCATCTGATTGTTTCGATAGAAGGCTGAGGGGTTTCTCAGAGACTGAATTGATTCAGGTTCTTAAGTTAGGGTTAATTTGCACTGTGGAAACACCATCAAGGAGGCCAAGTATGGCAGAAATTGTGCAGTATCTGGAATCGATCAAAACTAATTCATGA
- the LOC122037333 gene encoding CDGSH iron-sulfur domain-containing protein NEET-like, whose protein sequence is MASSLMLSTAARLPSSPLEIRAAPRRRSAAAFTVRAEGGINPDVRKNEEKVVDSVVASELTKPLTAYCRCWRSGTFPLCDGSHVKHNKATGDNVGPLLVKK, encoded by the exons ATGGCGTCTTCGTTGATGCTCAGCACGGCAGCTCGTCTTCCCTCCTCCCCGCTCGAGATCCGCGCCGCTCCCCGTCGCCGCTCCGCCGCCGCCTTCACAGTCCGCGCCGAGGGTGGAATCAACCCCGACGTCCGCAAGAACGAGGAGAAGGTCGTCGACTCCGTCGTCGCCTCCGAGCTCACCAAGCCTCTCACCGCCTACTGCCG GTGCTGGAGATCGGGCACGTTCCCGCTCTGCGATGGAAGCCACGTCAAGCACAACAAAGCCACCGGCGACAACGTCGGCCCTCTCCTGGTCAAGAAGTAG